From Diadema setosum chromosome 5, eeDiaSeto1, whole genome shotgun sequence, the proteins below share one genomic window:
- the LOC140229226 gene encoding nucleoside diphosphate kinase homolog 5-like translates to MPQNDIENRMMEPPQIYVERTLAIVKPDAIDKAEEIEEIILQSGFTILQKRRVHLTPEQMSDFYAEHFGKMFFPSLVAYMSSGPIIAMVLARENAIGYWRELCGPTNSIKARETHPDSIRAMYGVDDQQNAVHGSDGYHSAEREIRFMFPDSVIEPIPAGQAAKDYLAKVVNPTLLKGLTELCKKKPKDPVIWLADWLLVNNPNKPTVNEPYVVEEP, encoded by the exons ATGCCGCAGAACGACATCGAAAATAGAATGATGGAACCACCACAGATATATGTGGAAAGAACTCTTGCGATTGTAAAGCCAGATGCAATCGACAAAGCGGAAGAAATCGAAGAAATTATACTACAGTCCGGCTTCACAATATTACAG AaaaggagagtccatttgacaCCAGAACAGATGAGTGATTTCTATGCTGAGCACTTTGGAAAGATGTTCTTCCCAAGTCTGGTGGCATACATGAGCAGTGGTCCAATCATTGCAATGGTCCTGGCCAGAGAGAATGCTATTGGGTACTGGAGGGAGCTCTGTGGACCAACAAACAGTATCAAGGCCAGAGAAACACATCCAGACAG TATCCGTGCAATGTATGGTGTGGATGACCAGCAAAATGCAGTCCATGGCAGTGATGGCTACCACAGTGCAGAGAGGGAAATCCGATTCATGTTTCCAGACA GTGTGATTGAGCCCATACCTGCTGGCCAAGCAGCAAAAGACTATCTGGCCAAGGTGGTGAACCCAACACTCCTCAAGGGACTCACAGAACTCTGTAAGAAGAAACCCAAGGATCCAGTG ATCTGGCTGGCTGACTGGCTGCTTGTGAACAACCCCAACAAACCTACAGTGAATGAGCCATATGTTGTTGAGGAGCCATAG
- the LOC140229227 gene encoding dual specificity protein phosphatase 2-like, which yields MGCKHSRPGVSAGVHPVDSIPINNNNSVSHHVKNEPILKNHSALPVEKEVSGNRTNNSVKSVSDTAMAGSGKAQSAAPSHQRILPVLEKDNAGHLTPQPVPCPEEVEGFMSVQEVYNSMNDGQRSPYLHDPCYMLILDCRDREAFNELHITTARHSSAVDTEYDCLLAQGRLEKFMMVVVYDDASTTQKVEPGLADFVQRLKGANVDVQILSGGFCSFHKLYPFLCNNLTIRSEQDRMRLFKSYPSMVLDGVLYQGNVKHSLDEAILKNLGITHVLNVSKECKNAFPKSFAYLQVAVEDETSAQLEPRLQSSANFVGEAISGGGRVFVHCVQGKSRSSTCTIAFLMSNMGWTLKDSHDYLKDRRSIAAPNRGFLLQLSKFEKAIFGKVLSSVDDLYF from the coding sequence ATGGGTTGCAAGCACAGTAGGCCTGGAGTCAGTGCAGGGGTCCATCCAGTGGACAGTATCccaatcaacaacaacaactctgtCAGTCATCATGTCAAGAATGAGCCCATTCTAAAAAACCATTCTGCTCTCCCTGTGGAGAAAGAAGTCAGTGGAAACCGGACAAACAATTCAGTCAAGTCTGTCTCAGATACTGCCATGGCAGGGAGTGGGAAGGCCCAAAGTGCAGCTCCTTCTCATCAGAGGATTCTGCCTGTACTGGAGAAGGATAATGCAGGACATCTTACACCACAACCAGTTCCTTGCCCTGAGGAAGTTGAAGGCTTCATGTCAGTGCAGGAGGTGTACAACTCTATGAACGATGGGCAGCGGTCGCCGTACCTGCACGACCCGTGTTACATGCTCATTCTGGACTGCAGAGATAGGGAAGCTTTCAATGAGCTGCACATCACGACAGCCAGACACAGCAGCGCTGTGGACACTGAGTACGATTGCCTGTTGGCCCAGGGTAGACTGGAGAAGTTCATGATGGTTGTCGTGTATGACGATGCCAGCACCACGCAGAAAGTTGAGCCCGGGCTGGCTGATTTTGTTCAGAGGTTGAAGGGAGCAAACGTGGATGTGCAGATCTTGAGCGGTGGCTTCTGCAGTTTTCACAAACTTTACCCCTTTCTGTGCAACAACCTCACCATTCGCTCAGAACAAGACAGAATGCGGCTGTTCAAGTCCTACCCCTCCATGGTGCTGGATGGGGTCCTGTATCAGGGCAACGTCAAGCACTCCTTGGACGAGGCCATTCTTAAGAACCTGGGCATCACACATGTCCTCAATGTCTCCAAGGAATGCAAGAATGCTTTCCCCAAGAGCTTTGCGTACCTCCAAGTTGCTGTGGAAGATGAGACATCGGCACAGCTGGAGCCAAGACTCCAAAGTTCTGCAAACTTTGTGGGTGAGGCTATCTCTGGTGGAGGTCGGGTCTTTGTGCACTGCGTCCAGGGGAAGAGTCGTAGCTCCACCTGCACCATTGCCTTCCTGATGTCGAACATGGGGTGGACGCTGAAAGACTCTCACGACTACCTCAAGGATCGGCGCTCAATCGCAGCACCCAACAGAGGATTTCTTCTTCAGCTGTCAAAGTTTGAGAAAGCCATTTTTGGGAAGGTTCTATCTTCAGTGGATGATCTGTACTTCTAA